The following DNA comes from Streptomyces globosus.
TGCCAGAGGCCGCCGGTGGTGTCGAGGAACTGCTTCAGCTGGCCGGCGATGTTGCCGTAGCGGGTGGGGGAGCCGATCGCGTAGGCGTTGGCCCAGGAGAGGTCGTCGAGGGTGGCGGTCTCGACGTCCTTCGCGGCCTCGACGTGCTCGCGCCACGCGGGGTTGGAGTCGATGGCGGCGTCCGGGGCGAGTTCGGGCACGCGGCGCAGGCGCACCTCCGCGCCGGCCTTCTCGGCGCCTTCGGCGACGGCCTGCGCGAGGGCGTGGACGTTCCCGGTGGACGAGTAGTAGACGACGGCGACCTTGGCACCCATGGTGAATCTCCTCCTGGTGAAGCGGATCGCTATCCGCTTTCGCTGAGCAGAGTCAATCGGATAGAAATCCGTTTGGCAAGCGGATCCGGTAGCCTGCCTGCATGAGCCGCACCGAGCTGCCCGTCACGGGCCAGGCCCCGCCGGAGCGGGCGGACGCCGCCCGCAACCGGCGCAGGATCCTGGACGCGGCCGCCCGGCTGCTCGCCGACCAGGGGCCGGATGCCGTCACGATGAACGCCGTCGCGCACGCGGCCGGCATCGGCGTCGGCACCGTCTACCGCCGCTTCGGCGGCGTCAGCGGCCTGCTGCTCGCCCTGCTGGACGAGGGCGAGAAGCGCTTCCAGGAGGCGTTCCTCGCCGGCCCGCCCCCGCTGGGCCCCGGGGCGCCCCCGGAGGAGCGGCTGCGCGCGTTCCTGCACGCGCTGGCCGATCGGCTCTCCGCCTGCCGGGCCGTGATGGGCGCCGCCGAGGCTGCGTCGCCGGGAGCCCGGTACGGCAGCGGCGCCTACCTCACCCTGCACACGCACGTGTCCCTGCTGCTGCGGCAGGCCCGCCCGGAGGCGGACGCGCCGGTCCTGGCCCACCTGCTGCTCGCTCCCTTCGTCCCGAGCCTGTTCGAGCACCTGACGGCGGAGCGGGAGGTGTCGCCCGACCGGATCAAGGCGGGCATCGACGCCCTGCTGGGAGCGGGCGGGGGGTGAGCCGCCCGCCCCCTCCGGGGCCCCGCCCGCTGTGATCAAGCCATGGCCTGATCGGTAACCTGGGCGTCCGAATCCGATCACGGGTTCGAGTAGTAGACCTCAGGGGGGAACGGTGCTCCGCCACCGACTCGTTTTTCCGGCTGCCCTCGTGGCGGCAGCCGCCGTACTGGCGCCGGGAGCAGCCCACGCGGCCCCGGCGGCTCCGGCCGCCGTGACAGGGGCCTCCGACCCGCAGTCGTACACGGCCCCGCCCTACTGGACCGTGCGCACCCCGCTGGGCGACGGCCCGATCGGCCACGACGGCCTCCAGATCGACCTGCACGCGGGGATGTTCACCGCGCACGGCATCCACCTGGAGGCCGCGGCCCTCGACGTCCGCGGCCCGTCGTCCGTCACCGTCGAGTGGGGCGACGGAGCGAAGGACACGGCGGAGATCACCGAGCCCGCCGACATCAAGCGCCTGGACCACGCCCACACGTACGCCGAGGTCGGCACCTACACCGTGACGTACACGGTGACCGACGCCGCGCACAACGTGCGGGCCGTCAACAAGGTCATCGTCACCACGGCGGGCGCCGAGTTCACCGCGCACGCGCCGACCCGCCTCCTCGACACCCGCGACGGGACGGGTGCCGCGAAGGCCAAGGTCGCCGGGCGCAGCAGCGCCCGCGTGAAGGCCGCCGGCAACGCCCGGATCCCGGCCGGAGCCACGGCCGTCGCGCTGAACGTGACGGTGACCAACACCGTCGAGGCCGGGTACGTCACCGCGTTCGCCGGGAAGGGCGCCCGGCGGCCGGACACCTCGAACCTCAACTACGCGCCCGGGCAGACCGTCCCCAACCTGGTGATCGTCCCCGTGGGCGACGACGGCCACGTCGAGCTCTTCAACGGCGGCTGGGCCCCGGTGGACCTCATCGCGGACGTGACCGGCTACTTCACCCGGTCCGCGGCAGCCGGCTACACCCCGCTGGCGCCGGCGCGCCTCGTCGACACCCGCGAGGGGCTCGGCACCGCGCAGGGGCAGGTGCCCGGCCAGGGGGCCTTCACCGTGGCGGCCGCCGGGGCGGGGAAGGTCCCGAAGGGCGCCACCGCGGTCGCCCTGAACGTCACCGCGACCAACCCGGCGGAGGCCGGGCACCTGACTGTTTTCCCGAGCGGCCAGTCGGCGCCGAGCACGTCCAGCGTCAACTTCACGGCGGGGCAGACCGTCGCCAACGCGGTGGTCGTGCCGGTGGGCGCGGACGGGAAGATCAGCGTCCGCAACGGCAGCTGGAAGGGCGCCGACGTCGTGGTCGACGTGGTCGGCTACTACAGCCCCGACAGCAGGGCCGCCTACCGGCCGTTCCACCCGTTCCGGCTCGCGGACACCCGCGAGGACAGCCGGCACCGCCCCCGCGGCCCCGTCCCGGCCCGCGACTACCTCGCGCTGCCGTTCACCGGCGAATCCCCGGTGCCGCCGGCGGGCTGGGTGCTGAACACCACGGTCACCAACACGACCGAGGCCGGCCACCTGTCGGTCGCCCCCGACCCGAACACGTGGGCGGACTACCAGAAGGGCATCGCGGCGAAGCCGGAGCGGCCCCTCTCCTCCTCCCTGAACTGGGGCGCGGGCATGACCGTGCCCAACCTCGTCCAGACGCCCGCCGGGCCGGGCGCCGTCATCGACTTCTGGAACCAGGGCTGGCAGCCGGTCGACGTGATCGTC
Coding sequences within:
- the wrbA gene encoding NAD(P)H:quinone oxidoreductase; amino-acid sequence: MGAKVAVVYYSSTGNVHALAQAVAEGAEKAGAEVRLRRVPELAPDAAIDSNPAWREHVEAAKDVETATLDDLSWANAYAIGSPTRYGNIAGQLKQFLDTTGGLWQQGALADKPATGFTSAHNAHGGNESTLLALYNTFHHWGSVIVAPGFTDPAVFAAGGNPYGTSHPGGSGPVTEEALAAARHQGARLARFAARLAATA
- a CDS encoding TetR/AcrR family transcriptional regulator; this translates as MSRTELPVTGQAPPERADAARNRRRILDAAARLLADQGPDAVTMNAVAHAAGIGVGTVYRRFGGVSGLLLALLDEGEKRFQEAFLAGPPPLGPGAPPEERLRAFLHALADRLSACRAVMGAAEAASPGARYGSGAYLTLHTHVSLLLRQARPEADAPVLAHLLLAPFVPSLFEHLTAEREVSPDRIKAGIDALLGAGGG